AATGTGGCGCTGCCCGGGAGTGGACTGACTTCCATCAAGGGAGGAAGAATTGAGCGGGTGGGGCTGCGTGGGATGAGATTTACGGATGGAATGCTGGCGGAGATGGCGCAGATAAAATCTCTCAAGGTGATCGAAATCTTTCCGGGCACCCAGGTAACGGCCGAGGGGTTGGCGAAATTCTCCAAGCTGCGGGCCGATGTAAGAATCGATCATCGGAGCTAGCCAGGGCGTTGTCAGATGGAAGGAGATTTGGGGGCTTTAGAGTGGCACAACTCGCAAGTCGGGCGATTGAACGTGAAAAAACTGTGTTTGGTGGAGATCAGTGCACGTATTCAAACTTGAACGGAAAAGTAGCCTTTGGTGTCTTTTCTTTGCCACATCCTGCTTAGGGTGTATGCTGCCCGGTATTTTCTCTTTTCGCCCCTAATCTCCATGCTTGACGAAGACCCTAACGCCCAACGTAACAATCGCCGCGCTCCAGAACCTCAGTTTAACTGGAAAGGTGTCGTGTTGCTTGGTGCCTCCGCCCTAATCATTGCCTGGGCATTTTTCCTGAATCAAGGTGGTGGGATGAGCGATCCGCCGATTGACTACATGAAGTTCAAGGAGTTGGTGGTGCAGAATAAGGTGCTGTCTTCGACGAAGAACCCGCTTTATCTGGTGGAGAATCCATCCAAGCGTGAGCAATACATTCAGGGTTCTTATGACAACGGCGCAAAGGCCGATGGGAAGCCTGACATTCGTGAATTCACCACGCCGGTGAACATCGCCTATCAAAAGGAGGAGATTGCGGAATTGCTGAAGGACAAAAAGGATCCAGACGGCAACGCGCTGACCTTGACCCCGAGATATTTCTCTGATCCAACGGGCATGATTTTCATGACCTTGCTGCCGATTTTGATCTTGGTGGGCTTGTTTTTGTTGATTCGGCAGCAGATGAAAATGGCCGGCCGGGGAGCGATGAGCTTTGGCAAGAGCCGTGCGAAAATGCTTAATCAGGATCGCAACAAGATCACGTTCAAGGACGTGGCTGGGTGCGATGAGGCCAAGGAAGAGGTTTGGGAGCTGGTGGAGTTCTTGAAGGACCCGAAAAAGTTCCAGCGTCTCGGTGGTAAGATTCCAAAAGGCATTTTGATGGTGGGTTCCCCAGGAACGGGCAAAACCTTGCTGGCCAAAGCGATCGCGGGTGAGGCCGATGTGCCGTTCTTTAGCATCAGCGGTTCGGATTTTGTGGAGATGTTTGTGGGCGTTGGGGCGAGCCGTGTGCGCGACATGTTTGAGCAGGGCAAAAAGAATGCGCCTTGCTTGATCTTCATTGATGAGATCGATGCGGTGGGTCGTCATCGTGGTCACGGCATGGGCGGTGGTCATGACGAACGTGAACAGACGCTCAATGCGATGCTGGTGGAGATGGATGGTTTTGATACTCAAGAAGGGGTCATCATCATTGCCGCCACCAACCGTCCTGACGTGTTGGACCCTGCGTTGCTTCGTCCCGGTCGTTTTGACCGTCAGGTGACCGTGAGCCTTCCCGATGTGAAAGGTCGCGAGGAAATTTTGAGGGTGCATGCGAAGCGCGTGAAAATGAGCGAGGCGGCCGATTTGAACAAGATTGCCCGTGGCACTCCCGGTTTCTCGGGTGCGGAACTGGCCAACATCATCAACGAAGCCGCGTTGCTTGCTGCCCGCCGTAACTTGAAGGCGATCGGAACGCCGGAACTTGAAGAAGCGCGCGACAAGGTGCGCTGGGGTCGTGAACGTCGCAGTCTGGCCCTGAGCGAGAAAGAAAAGGAGAACACGGCTTACCATGAGGCGGGTCACGCGATCTTGATCGAAGTGCTCGAACATACCGATCCTTTGCACAAGGTGACCATCATTCCTCGTGGTCCATCGTTGGGCTCCACCATGTGGTTGCCTGAGGAAGACAAGTTTACGCATCGCAAAAGCGAATTGTTGGATGACCTGGTGGTGGCCATGGGTGGTCGTGTGGCTGAAGAGATTCAGTTCGGCGACGTGACCAATGGTGCCATGGGCGACATTCGTCAGGCGACCAACATTGCCCGCAGCATGGTTTGTGCCTGGGGCATGAGCGACAAGCTGGGAATGGTTGAGTATGGCGAGGGCGAAAGCGCGGTGTTTTTAGCCCGTGATCTGGGGCGTTCCCGCAACTACAGCGGAGCTACGGCACAGAAGATTGATGAAGAGGTGAAACTCTTCATTGATGAGGCCTACAACAAGGCGCGTGCGTTGCTGCTACAGCACAAGGACAAGTTGGATGCGATTGCGCATGCGCTGCTTGAGTATGAGACCTTGGATGGCAGCCATATTCGTGAAATCATGGAGACCGGACGAATTCAGAACCCACCGCAGTCGCCCAAACCGCCAACGCCTCCTCCGGTGCAAAATGCTCCGGCTGAGCGTCCGGTCAATTCGCAGGAGGATGATGATGGTGGCCTTCCTGGTGGAGTGATTGGAGTGCCTGCCTAAGGATTGCAATTGACCTTTGATGGACCGCCGTTGCCGATTTGGCGACGGCGGTTTTTTGTTGGCTTTGGAAAGGCGCGGCATCTCTTGAATCCAGTGTTTCGAAGCCCAACGTTCTGCTTTCGTAATTCGGCGCATAGCGCTGTGGAGTGCTGCGGCTTGCCGCAGCTGTTTCAGAACCGGCCTGCCGGTTCGTGTTTGATGGTCCCGACCGCGGCGCAGCAGGCTGCACCCACCTACAGCGGCGGCAGGCCGCAGCAGTCCACGACGACTGCGTCGTAGGCCGGGCCAGGACGCGCTTGTCTTCTGCTGAGCAATGTGATTGGA
This is a stretch of genomic DNA from Phragmitibacter flavus. It encodes these proteins:
- the ftsH gene encoding ATP-dependent zinc metalloprotease FtsH, which produces MLDEDPNAQRNNRRAPEPQFNWKGVVLLGASALIIAWAFFLNQGGGMSDPPIDYMKFKELVVQNKVLSSTKNPLYLVENPSKREQYIQGSYDNGAKADGKPDIREFTTPVNIAYQKEEIAELLKDKKDPDGNALTLTPRYFSDPTGMIFMTLLPILILVGLFLLIRQQMKMAGRGAMSFGKSRAKMLNQDRNKITFKDVAGCDEAKEEVWELVEFLKDPKKFQRLGGKIPKGILMVGSPGTGKTLLAKAIAGEADVPFFSISGSDFVEMFVGVGASRVRDMFEQGKKNAPCLIFIDEIDAVGRHRGHGMGGGHDEREQTLNAMLVEMDGFDTQEGVIIIAATNRPDVLDPALLRPGRFDRQVTVSLPDVKGREEILRVHAKRVKMSEAADLNKIARGTPGFSGAELANIINEAALLAARRNLKAIGTPELEEARDKVRWGRERRSLALSEKEKENTAYHEAGHAILIEVLEHTDPLHKVTIIPRGPSLGSTMWLPEEDKFTHRKSELLDDLVVAMGGRVAEEIQFGDVTNGAMGDIRQATNIARSMVCAWGMSDKLGMVEYGEGESAVFLARDLGRSRNYSGATAQKIDEEVKLFIDEAYNKARALLLQHKDKLDAIAHALLEYETLDGSHIREIMETGRIQNPPQSPKPPTPPPVQNAPAERPVNSQEDDDGGLPGGVIGVPA